From one Haloferax marinisediminis genomic stretch:
- a CDS encoding DUF7282 domain-containing protein, whose product MNTRIHIATILFIAAVVTVAATGIGFAAPEGATQAVGGPNSQAVGTQYAQVQQQAQGQQCTYPLNDSLASYDVSNLSAPSTVQPGDTVTVTADITNPNSVPMIQCVEFRLEGDVVERIGWALNPGETETVTFEVSTSGLPEGTYIHGVETQDMGELTTLTVSSEPVPTASVQFDDQTTDGDSVTVTSATLPDGGYIAIIDESGSVLGATEYLEPGDQSNVTVALAEPLTENATLTAQAHVDSNDNQVLDFLTSEGAEDGPYTVDGAPVTDTAAVTVAQAEPEPPAEEPTASVQFDDQTSDGTTVTVTSATLSAGGFIAIHDASGAVVGASEYLEPGDQSNVTVTLAEPLTENATLTAMPHLDTNDNQQLDFLTSEGAEDGPYTMNGAPVTDTANVIVGAAEPTPTATPTATPTTEEPTTEAPTTEEPTTEEPTTEAPPAEEATASVQFNDQSTAGVAVLVASATLSEGGFIVIHDESGAVIGASGYLSAGEQEDIAVTLDEPLTENATLTAMPHFDSNGNEQFDFVSSEGADDGPYTANGAPVTDNAEVTVETNETSSES is encoded by the coding sequence ATGAACACACGAATACACATCGCGACCATACTTTTCATCGCTGCAGTCGTCACTGTGGCGGCGACAGGTATCGGCTTCGCGGCGCCTGAAGGGGCGACACAGGCGGTTGGTGGACCAAATTCGCAGGCTGTTGGAACACAGTACGCGCAGGTTCAACAACAAGCACAGGGCCAGCAGTGTACATATCCACTGAACGATTCACTCGCGTCGTACGACGTGAGTAACCTCTCCGCACCGTCGACGGTCCAACCCGGCGACACGGTGACGGTGACTGCCGACATCACGAACCCGAACTCCGTACCGATGATTCAGTGCGTCGAGTTCCGGCTCGAAGGTGACGTCGTCGAGCGAATCGGCTGGGCACTCAACCCCGGCGAGACCGAGACGGTGACCTTCGAAGTCAGCACGTCCGGACTCCCAGAGGGCACCTACATCCACGGTGTCGAGACACAGGACATGGGTGAACTGACGACGCTCACCGTCTCCAGTGAACCTGTCCCGACTGCGTCGGTCCAGTTCGACGACCAGACGACCGACGGAGACTCGGTCACTGTCACGAGTGCGACCCTCCCTGACGGAGGCTACATCGCAATTATCGACGAGAGCGGATCCGTGCTCGGCGCGACCGAGTACCTCGAACCCGGTGACCAGTCCAACGTGACTGTGGCCCTCGCCGAACCGTTGACCGAGAACGCCACGCTCACCGCACAGGCACACGTCGACTCCAACGACAACCAGGTCCTCGACTTCCTCACGTCCGAGGGAGCAGAGGATGGTCCGTACACGGTCGATGGTGCACCCGTCACTGACACTGCCGCAGTGACCGTTGCGCAAGCAGAACCAGAACCACCGGCTGAAGAGCCGACTGCATCTGTGCAGTTCGACGACCAAACCTCTGACGGAACCACCGTTACCGTCACGAGTGCGACCCTCTCTGCCGGGGGGTTCATCGCAATCCACGACGCGAGTGGTGCCGTCGTCGGTGCGTCTGAGTACCTCGAACCCGGTGACCAGTCCAACGTGACTGTGACCCTTGCCGAACCGTTGACCGAGAACGCGACGCTCACCGCGATGCCGCACCTCGACACCAACGACAACCAACAACTCGACTTCCTCACGTCCGAAGGGGCTGAGGATGGTCCGTACACGATGAATGGTGCACCAGTCACTGACACCGCCAACGTGATTGTCGGGGCTGCTGAGCCGACGCCAACCGCGACGCCGACGGCAACGCCAACCACCGAGGAACCAACCACTGAAGCACCTACGACCGAAGAGCCAACGACTGAAGAACCAACCACTGAAGCACCGCCTGCTGAAGAGGCGACCGCGTCCGTCCAGTTCAACGACCAGTCGACCGCCGGAGTTGCAGTGCTCGTGGCGAGTGCGACCCTCTCTGAAGGTGGATTCATCGTCATCCACGACGAGAGCGGTGCTGTCATCGGTGCATCCGGATACCTCTCGGCCGGTGAACAGGAGGATATCGCAGTAACGCTCGACGAACCACTGACGGAGAACGCGACGCTCACGGCGATGCCGCACTTCGACAGCAACGGTAACGAACAGTTCGACTTCGTCAGCTCCGAGGGAGCAGACGATGGCCCGTACACGGCAAACGGCGCGCCAGTCACTGACAATGCGGAAGTGACTGTCGAGACGAACGAAACGTCGAGCGAGAGCTAG
- a CDS encoding cob(I)yrinic acid a,c-diamide adenosyltransferase gives MKIYTGRGDEGMTDLRDMTRVSKTSSRIEAYGTVDEVNALIGTVRPTGYDDVDEVLEAMQNHLHIVQADLANPDPDEDDPQIRSEHVDDLEAWIDEAESELDPLTSFILPGGSETGAKLHHARTVSRRGERRVVSLAAEEPVNTEVVAYLNRLSDALFVFARLVNRRDGVPEESPTY, from the coding sequence ATGAAGATATACACCGGCCGCGGCGACGAGGGAATGACCGACCTGCGAGATATGACTCGCGTGTCGAAGACGAGCAGTCGAATCGAGGCGTACGGAACGGTCGACGAGGTGAACGCACTCATCGGAACCGTCCGACCGACCGGATACGACGACGTGGACGAGGTTCTCGAAGCGATGCAGAATCACCTCCACATCGTCCAAGCGGACCTCGCCAACCCCGACCCGGACGAAGACGACCCGCAGATTCGGTCGGAGCACGTCGACGACCTCGAAGCGTGGATCGACGAAGCAGAGTCGGAACTCGACCCACTCACGTCGTTCATCCTCCCGGGTGGAAGTGAGACGGGGGCAAAGCTCCACCACGCCCGCACCGTATCCCGGCGCGGAGAGCGACGTGTCGTCTCGCTGGCAGCCGAAGAACCGGTCAACACCGAAGTCGTCGCCTACCTCAATCGTCTGTCAGACGCGCTGTTCGTCTTCGCTCGGTTGGTCAACAGACGCGACGGCGTCCCTGAAGAGTCGCCGACCTACTGA
- a CDS encoding glutaredoxin family protein encodes MGVTLYALDGCPFCVRVHDALTDAGIDYETHWVEPLHSDRDEVKRVSGQRAVPVLVDEARGVTMNESENIIQYVEQTLAQ; translated from the coding sequence ATGGGAGTCACTCTGTACGCACTCGATGGCTGTCCGTTCTGTGTCCGAGTCCACGACGCGCTCACGGACGCGGGCATCGACTACGAGACGCACTGGGTCGAACCGTTGCACTCTGACCGCGACGAGGTGAAGCGGGTGAGTGGCCAGCGTGCCGTTCCCGTCCTCGTCGACGAGGCACGTGGTGTGACGATGAACGAGAGCGAGAACATCATCCAGTACGTCGAGCAGACACTAGCACAATGA
- a CDS encoding VIT1/CCC1 transporter family protein, which yields MSHPQPLDPDRLRVAYRDEIDGAYLYDVLAGLADTPELETVYERLATSERGHADQLRALLGEDESVPSTPSWRARVLARLAGRFGPGIVLPTLTEREVDGAADYLVAGESGIAADEHGHARTLRALSETTGGVQGTTLAMLEGRHRATSGNTLRAAVLGANDGLVSNLSLVMGVAGASLSPESVLIAGLAGLVAGSGSMAMGEWLSVQSSRELYERQLSVEAAELEASPEEEAEELVLIYRAKGVPEAQATELASRLVSDRDTALDTLAREELAIDPEDLGGSAWGAAASSFVLFALGAVIPVIPFFFVSGTPAVIASLVASAIGLFAIGAGITVLTGRSLLFSGGRQVGIGLAAAALTYGIGSLVGVGLVG from the coding sequence ATGAGCCATCCACAACCGCTGGACCCGGACCGTCTCAGAGTCGCATACCGCGACGAGATAGACGGTGCCTACCTGTACGACGTGTTGGCGGGACTCGCAGACACACCGGAACTCGAAACTGTGTACGAACGGTTGGCAACCTCCGAACGGGGCCACGCCGACCAACTCCGAGCACTCCTCGGTGAAGACGAGTCAGTGCCGTCGACACCATCGTGGCGTGCTCGCGTGCTCGCTCGACTCGCTGGCCGATTTGGTCCGGGTATCGTGCTCCCGACGCTGACCGAACGCGAGGTGGACGGTGCCGCAGACTACCTCGTTGCCGGGGAATCGGGTATCGCAGCCGACGAACACGGCCACGCTCGAACACTGCGAGCGCTCTCGGAGACGACCGGGGGTGTCCAAGGGACGACGCTCGCGATGTTGGAAGGCCGCCACCGTGCGACGAGCGGAAACACCCTCCGTGCAGCAGTTCTCGGCGCCAACGATGGGTTAGTCTCTAACCTCAGTCTCGTGATGGGTGTCGCTGGTGCGTCGCTCTCGCCTGAGTCGGTCCTCATCGCTGGCCTCGCCGGCCTCGTCGCTGGGTCCGGGTCGATGGCGATGGGTGAGTGGCTCTCGGTCCAGAGTTCGCGTGAACTGTACGAACGACAACTCTCCGTCGAGGCCGCCGAACTCGAAGCGAGCCCCGAGGAGGAAGCCGAAGAACTCGTGCTCATCTACCGAGCCAAAGGGGTTCCGGAGGCGCAGGCCACGGAACTCGCCAGTCGACTCGTCTCGGACCGTGACACTGCACTCGACACGCTCGCGCGCGAAGAACTCGCCATCGACCCGGAAGACCTGGGTGGGTCAGCGTGGGGTGCCGCGGCGAGTTCGTTCGTCCTCTTCGCACTCGGGGCGGTCATTCCGGTGATTCCGTTCTTCTTCGTCTCGGGAACTCCTGCCGTCATCGCGAGTCTCGTTGCGAGCGCGATCGGACTCTTCGCAATCGGAGCAGGAATCACCGTGTTGACCGGTCGAAGTCTCCTCTTCTCTGGTGGCCGGCAGGTCGGAATCGGGCTCGCTGCCGCCGCGTTGACCTACGGTATCGGTTCCCTCGTTGGGGTCGGTTTAGTTGGCTGA
- a CDS encoding metal ABC transporter substrate-binding protein encodes MSNKPRQGRERAMSRRRVLAAGTGLVTAGLAGCLGSSEGTLGSSNSDDTDAEDGPVVVASFFSFYDFARKVAKDTPVTLKNLVPTGLHGHGWEPDASVTRDIIEADAFIHVGEDFQPWADRAIQTLKDDDVDTQLINVREGVELVELAASLDRDEEGVGEGRGRDPHFWLDPQRAKTAVDNITEGLVELAPEYEDTFRENASTYKTDVLDRIDSDYQDIFDRAERKVVQLAAHNAFQYIGVRYGVEMRPLVVNLAASGDVKPSDITEAKRVIDENDIKYIGAGVFETRKPAKQLIAETNVEAYYPVTPYAGVREDWVENEWGYEEIAYNINMPTFEVVLGNKSPDEVGYDGWADEWRNFE; translated from the coding sequence ATGAGTAACAAACCTCGTCAAGGACGAGAACGGGCCATGTCTCGGCGGCGTGTACTTGCCGCAGGCACCGGTCTCGTGACTGCTGGTCTCGCAGGCTGTCTTGGCAGCTCTGAGGGAACCCTTGGAAGTAGCAACTCGGACGATACCGACGCAGAAGACGGTCCCGTCGTCGTCGCGTCGTTCTTCAGTTTCTACGACTTCGCGCGGAAAGTGGCGAAAGACACGCCAGTGACGCTGAAGAACTTGGTACCGACTGGACTCCACGGACACGGCTGGGAACCCGACGCGAGTGTCACGCGTGACATCATCGAGGCGGACGCGTTCATCCACGTCGGTGAGGACTTCCAACCGTGGGCAGACCGCGCCATTCAGACGCTGAAAGACGACGACGTCGACACGCAACTCATCAACGTGCGCGAGGGCGTCGAACTCGTCGAACTCGCCGCCAGTCTCGACAGAGATGAAGAAGGTGTCGGCGAAGGCCGCGGTCGAGACCCGCACTTCTGGCTCGACCCACAGCGCGCGAAGACGGCAGTCGACAACATCACCGAGGGCCTCGTCGAACTCGCCCCCGAGTACGAAGACACCTTCCGCGAGAACGCGTCGACGTACAAGACCGACGTTCTCGACCGAATCGACAGCGACTACCAGGACATCTTCGACAGAGCAGAGCGAAAAGTCGTCCAGTTGGCCGCACACAACGCGTTCCAGTACATCGGCGTCCGCTACGGCGTCGAGATGCGTCCGCTCGTCGTCAACCTCGCCGCGAGTGGCGACGTGAAGCCATCGGACATCACCGAAGCGAAACGCGTCATCGACGAGAACGACATCAAGTACATCGGTGCCGGCGTCTTCGAGACGCGCAAGCCCGCGAAGCAGTTGATTGCCGAGACGAACGTCGAAGCCTACTACCCCGTGACTCCGTACGCAGGCGTCCGTGAGGACTGGGTCGAGAACGAGTGGGGCTACGAGGAGATTGCGTACAACATCAACATGCCGACGTTCGAAGTCGTCCTCGGGAACAAGTCGCCCGACGAGGTCGGCTACGATGGCTGGGCGGACGAGTGGAGAAACTTCGAATGA
- a CDS encoding metal ABC transporter ATP-binding protein, with amino-acid sequence MSMMRPSEARTELQTGDAVVELSNVEFGYTASPVVEDISLRIDAGEYVAVVGPNGSGKSTLMKLMLGLLRPDSGTARLFDEPSHAFDDGARIGYVAQHASASKEMPITVREVVKMGRFPHVGFGRLSAEDKQIVDDALETVGMTAFANRRVTKLSGGQRQRAFIARALASEADLLVLDEPTVGVDAESVDAFYDLLESLNESGITILLIEHDLSAVTEHADRVVCLNREIYFDGPTSEFVESDALARAFGTAATFLGGSK; translated from the coding sequence ATGAGCATGATGCGTCCGTCTGAAGCACGAACAGAACTGCAAACGGGGGACGCCGTCGTCGAACTGTCGAACGTCGAGTTCGGCTACACCGCTAGTCCAGTCGTCGAAGATATCTCACTCCGTATCGACGCCGGCGAGTACGTCGCCGTCGTCGGACCGAACGGGTCGGGAAAGTCGACGCTGATGAAGCTCATGCTCGGCCTCCTCCGTCCTGATTCGGGAACTGCGCGCCTGTTCGACGAGCCATCGCACGCCTTCGACGACGGCGCTCGAATCGGCTACGTCGCCCAACACGCGAGCGCCTCGAAAGAGATGCCCATCACGGTCCGTGAAGTCGTGAAGATGGGTCGATTCCCACACGTCGGCTTCGGGCGACTGTCTGCCGAAGACAAGCAAATCGTCGACGACGCGCTCGAAACCGTCGGCATGACCGCGTTCGCCAACCGCCGCGTGACGAAACTCTCCGGCGGGCAGCGCCAGCGCGCGTTCATCGCCCGTGCGCTCGCGAGCGAGGCCGACCTCCTCGTCTTGGACGAACCGACTGTCGGTGTCGACGCCGAGTCGGTCGACGCGTTCTACGACCTCCTCGAATCGCTCAACGAGTCGGGAATCACTATCCTGCTCATCGAGCACGACCTGAGCGCCGTCACCGAACACGCAGACCGCGTGGTCTGTCTCAACCGCGAGATATACTTCGACGGTCCAACCTCGGAGTTCGTCGAGAGTGACGCGCTCGCCCGAGCGTTCGGGACCGCAGCGACGTTCCTCGGAGGCTCGAAATGA
- a CDS encoding metal ABC transporter permease has product MTAALLVPLQAGLLDTLLSPMYGFLEFWYWLLTQLYYLTGLELISPEYKFMHRAILVGLCIGVMAPLIGTFLVHRQLALIGDALAHTAFAGVAVGLFLNGVLNLGVSPYLSAVVVAVIAALLIELISEATDAYNDVSMAIVLSTGFALGTVLISLNAGGLAVGINQYLFGNLSTVSAENAAILLVLFAIIVGTIGLTRNQLLYVTFDETAAAVSGLSVTWYNRVMVMLTALVVVGAMQIMGVILVAAMLVVPVAGAAQVSRSFSESLLVSVVLAQLAVLLGIGVSYYGEATAGGVIVLVAVGIYVVSVLIGKLQARVREDTAPELGSIDSTSSD; this is encoded by the coding sequence ATGACCGCCGCTCTGCTCGTTCCGTTGCAGGCCGGGTTGCTCGACACGCTCCTCTCGCCGATGTACGGGTTCCTCGAGTTCTGGTACTGGCTGTTGACGCAGCTGTACTACCTGACGGGACTCGAACTCATCAGTCCGGAGTACAAGTTCATGCACCGGGCCATCCTCGTCGGTCTCTGTATCGGCGTGATGGCGCCGCTCATCGGGACGTTCCTCGTCCATCGCCAACTCGCACTCATCGGTGACGCGCTCGCACACACCGCCTTCGCCGGCGTCGCGGTCGGATTGTTCCTCAACGGCGTGTTGAACCTCGGCGTCTCGCCGTACTTGTCCGCTGTCGTCGTCGCCGTCATCGCAGCACTCCTCATCGAACTCATCTCTGAGGCCACTGACGCCTACAACGACGTGTCGATGGCCATCGTCCTCTCGACTGGGTTCGCACTCGGGACGGTCCTCATCAGTCTCAACGCCGGCGGACTCGCAGTCGGTATCAACCAGTACCTCTTCGGGAACCTCTCGACTGTCTCTGCAGAGAACGCGGCGATTCTGCTCGTCCTCTTCGCGATCATCGTCGGCACGATCGGACTCACGCGCAACCAACTGCTCTACGTCACCTTCGACGAGACGGCCGCAGCAGTGTCGGGCCTCTCGGTCACGTGGTACAACCGCGTGATGGTCATGCTGACCGCACTCGTCGTCGTCGGTGCGATGCAGATTATGGGTGTCATCCTCGTCGCCGCGATGCTCGTCGTCCCCGTCGCTGGGGCGGCACAGGTGTCACGGAGTTTCTCCGAATCACTCCTCGTCTCGGTCGTCCTCGCCCAGCTCGCCGTCCTCCTCGGTATCGGTGTCTCCTACTACGGCGAGGCGACGGCAGGGGGCGTCATCGTCCTCGTCGCCGTCGGCATCTACGTCGTCTCGGTCCTCATCGGGAAACTGCAGGCGCGTGTCCGTGAGGACACCGCACCAGAACTCGGCAGCATCGACTCGACGAGTTCAGACTGA
- a CDS encoding DUF7504 family protein, producing MSLRSSETFTADSMGLGAIDSGTSILLVGDDSDALQSVFYQLVAAQEDERSVVLATNDSGRMVQRALDKVTRGSGSRSSVLAGAGVSGTNVETIDDLGDLTKLGMNFSMLLSESQQKTPRFRSGIYLCTSICEEATDVRSVYRLLNSNFLSDIRRGEGIGVCALDTNSDIGTSVDSVVAGMKTSFNACIEVEKTGRREATLTISGFAEADETVTVSV from the coding sequence ATGAGTCTCAGGTCTTCGGAGACGTTCACTGCCGACTCGATGGGACTGGGCGCGATAGACAGTGGCACGAGCATCTTGCTCGTCGGCGACGACTCGGATGCCCTCCAGTCGGTGTTCTATCAACTCGTCGCGGCACAGGAAGACGAACGAAGTGTCGTGCTGGCGACGAACGACAGCGGTCGGATGGTCCAACGGGCACTCGACAAGGTGACGCGTGGGTCTGGGTCCCGGTCGTCTGTGCTAGCCGGTGCGGGTGTGAGTGGCACCAACGTCGAGACGATAGACGACCTCGGTGACCTCACGAAACTCGGGATGAACTTCTCGATGCTTCTCTCGGAGTCACAACAGAAGACGCCTCGATTCCGGTCGGGAATCTACCTCTGTACGAGCATCTGCGAGGAAGCAACAGACGTGCGGTCAGTCTACAGACTCTTGAACTCGAACTTCCTGTCGGACATTCGCCGTGGTGAGGGTATCGGCGTCTGCGCACTCGACACGAATAGTGACATCGGGACGAGCGTCGACAGTGTCGTCGCCGGCATGAAGACCTCGTTCAACGCGTGTATCGAAGTGGAAAAAACCGGACGCCGAGAGGCGACGCTCACGATATCAGGGTTCGCAGAGGCCGACGAAACAGTGACCGTCTCAGTCTGA
- a CDS encoding GAF domain-containing protein — MSRTILCVDTVDRVGAVSTAIDTEEAFEAVEATSVEDAHAILDERDVVCVVTGYELDDGSGLEIVQAIRQTAPQTPCVLFTDISPGEIDTASFEEVLLEYINRDLPDAYDRLTFIVEDVINHSAQVSFLKPDDEQERLDALEQYDIDELPIEESFDRLTDLIASHFDTAIAFIGLVEADEENIVACHGGDWDRLTREDTICTHSMLQADVMVVEDLREDKRFSENPHLANLGIRSYAGANMTTSDGHVIGQVCLIDDVVRTYDAEERHELQQFAETAMEILELRQAALGTRTVEAVQ, encoded by the coding sequence ATGAGTCGGACAATTTTGTGCGTCGATACAGTGGACCGAGTTGGCGCGGTGTCCACCGCGATAGACACTGAAGAGGCGTTCGAAGCAGTCGAAGCAACGTCTGTCGAAGATGCCCATGCGATACTCGACGAACGGGATGTCGTCTGTGTCGTCACCGGGTACGAACTCGACGACGGGAGTGGCCTCGAAATCGTACAGGCAATCAGACAGACTGCACCGCAGACACCGTGTGTGCTGTTCACCGACATATCGCCGGGAGAGATTGACACGGCATCGTTCGAGGAGGTCCTCTTAGAGTACATCAATCGCGACTTACCCGACGCATACGACCGGTTGACGTTCATCGTCGAAGACGTCATCAACCACAGCGCGCAGGTCAGTTTCTTGAAACCAGACGACGAGCAGGAGCGATTGGACGCCCTCGAACAGTACGACATCGACGAACTCCCGATCGAGGAGAGTTTCGACCGACTCACGGACTTAATCGCCAGTCACTTCGACACGGCCATCGCGTTCATCGGCCTGGTCGAAGCGGACGAAGAGAACATCGTCGCCTGTCACGGTGGCGACTGGGACCGACTGACGCGCGAAGACACCATCTGCACACACAGCATGTTGCAAGCGGACGTGATGGTCGTCGAAGACCTCAGAGAAGACAAGCGGTTCAGTGAGAACCCACACCTCGCGAACCTCGGAATTCGGTCGTATGCGGGCGCAAACATGACGACTAGTGATGGCCACGTCATCGGGCAGGTGTGTCTCATCGACGACGTTGTGCGGACGTACGACGCCGAAGAGCGACACGAACTTCAGCAGTTCGCGGAAACTGCGATGGAGATTCTCGAGCTTCGCCAGGCCGCGCTTGGAACGCGGACAGTGGAGGCGGTCCAATGA
- a CDS encoding DUF7838 family putative zinc beta-ribbon protein has protein sequence MSDLEIERKCPVCDNDTFYLAASMEVHLGKKTKWHCTNCDYGYIHITDDVETYAKAEA, from the coding sequence ATGAGCGACCTCGAGATCGAACGCAAGTGCCCCGTCTGCGACAACGACACGTTCTACCTCGCCGCGAGCATGGAGGTTCACCTCGGAAAGAAGACCAAGTGGCACTGTACGAACTGTGACTACGGCTACATCCACATCACGGACGACGTCGAAACCTACGCGAAAGCCGAAGCGTAA
- the gcvPB gene encoding aminomethyl-transferring glycine dehydrogenase subunit GcvPB has product MNFDQARFSRDDVYEPLLSEKDSTTVEVDADGVLPDDLTRDELTLPGLSEPQLARHYTRLSQMNYSVELGPYPLGSCTMKYNPSFTEDVAGDPNAAVHPDRSDRTIQGTLGLLHGLQEYLATIGGMDAVTLQPPAGAAGEFAGILIAKAYHEARDDDRSEIIIPASAHGTNFASAAMAGYDVVELPSDEEGRVDIEALEAAISEETAALMLTNPNTLGLFERDIVEISEMVHEAGGLLYYDGANFNALLGRARPGDMGFDIMHYNVHKTFATPHGGGGPGAGPVGVVEELAEYLPSPMVRETAAGYEQYEPESSIGKVHGFAGNWLVLVKAYAYIARLGDEGLADASAKAVLNANYLASQIDLEVPYGPFHHEFAATSGDRDAADVAKRMLDYGVHPPTTKWPELVSQAMLTEPTEVEDKASLDDLAHAFNAAYADSDEALETAPSKTSARRIDQVSAARNPRLSWQSLEADEE; this is encoded by the coding sequence ATGAACTTCGACCAAGCCCGATTCAGCCGCGACGACGTCTACGAACCGCTTCTGTCCGAAAAGGACAGCACTACCGTCGAAGTCGATGCCGATGGTGTCCTCCCCGACGACCTGACGCGTGACGAACTCACGCTGCCGGGCCTCTCGGAACCTCAGTTGGCGCGCCACTACACGCGCCTGTCGCAGATGAACTACAGCGTCGAACTGGGGCCGTACCCGCTGGGGTCGTGTACGATGAAGTACAACCCGTCGTTCACCGAGGACGTCGCCGGCGACCCCAATGCAGCGGTCCACCCCGACCGGTCTGACCGGACGATTCAGGGGACGCTCGGCCTGCTCCACGGCCTGCAGGAGTACCTCGCGACTATCGGCGGCATGGACGCGGTGACGCTCCAACCGCCAGCAGGCGCTGCTGGTGAGTTCGCCGGCATCCTCATCGCGAAAGCCTACCACGAGGCCCGTGACGACGACCGCTCGGAGATTATCATCCCGGCGTCTGCGCACGGGACGAACTTCGCTTCCGCCGCGATGGCGGGGTACGACGTGGTCGAACTCCCCTCTGACGAGGAGGGACGAGTCGACATCGAGGCACTCGAAGCTGCCATCTCCGAAGAGACGGCCGCGCTCATGCTCACGAACCCGAACACGCTCGGCCTGTTCGAGCGTGACATCGTCGAGATTTCGGAGATGGTCCACGAGGCGGGTGGCTTGCTCTACTACGATGGTGCGAACTTCAACGCACTTCTCGGACGTGCTCGCCCCGGTGACATGGGCTTCGACATCATGCACTACAACGTCCACAAGACGTTCGCCACGCCCCACGGCGGTGGCGGACCGGGCGCAGGTCCGGTCGGTGTCGTCGAAGAACTCGCCGAGTACCTCCCGAGTCCGATGGTCCGCGAGACTGCGGCCGGGTACGAACAGTACGAACCCGAGTCCTCGATTGGAAAGGTCCACGGCTTCGCCGGTAACTGGCTCGTCCTCGTGAAGGCGTACGCCTACATCGCCCGCCTCGGCGACGAGGGACTCGCAGACGCCAGCGCGAAGGCCGTGTTGAACGCGAACTACCTCGCCTCGCAAATCGACTTGGAGGTCCCGTACGGACCGTTCCACCACGAGTTCGCGGCGACATCGGGTGACCGCGACGCCGCAGACGTGGCAAAGCGGATGCTCGACTACGGTGTCCACCCACCGACGACGAAGTGGCCCGAACTCGTCTCACAGGCGATGCTCACGGAACCCACGGAAGTCGAAGACAAGGCGTCGCTCGACGACCTCGCTCACGCCTTCAACGCTGCCTATGCAGACTCTGACGAGGCGCTCGAAACTGCGCCCTCGAAGACGAGCGCTCGGCGTATCGACCAGGTGTCTGCGGCCCGGAACCCGCGACTCTCCTGGCAATCGCTCGAAGCGGACGAAGAATAA